The Candidatus Schekmanbacteria bacterium genome contains the following window.
AGTAAGACCGCACTATACTAATGAAAGAGAAGATATAGTATAAAGAAGAGTTGAACAATCAAAAGTATGAACAATCAATCTTGACTTGTAGTATTCACTTCGATACAAATAACTTCAACAATCTTAGCATCTTGCCTTACAATATTCTTTTAAAGACATTTTTCAATCAGTAGGGAAGCTGAAAGACTGCGGTAATGAAGGAAAGAAAATTTTATCAATGTCAATCCTGTGGATATCAGTCGGCTAAATGGCTGGGTAAATGCCCTGACTGCAACGAATGGAATAGTTTTGTTGAAGAAAGGGAAACATCTGTTCGACGCACTACCTTTAAACTTCCTTCTTTGGATTCAAAATCAAAACCTCTTTCATTTAGAGATATTAAGCAAAATGAAGAGGCAAGGATAAAAACCGGTATCGGAGAATTTGACAGAGTCTTGGGAGGCGGCCTTGTTTCTGGTTCGACCATTCTTATTGGTGGAAGTCCGGGTATAGGGAAATCAACTCTCCTTTTGCAAGCCCTCGATGCACTTTCAGAAAACGGGCTTAACTGTCTGTATATTTCAGGAGAAGAATCTCCTTCGCAGATAAAACTTCGAGCCGAAAGATTGGGGCTTAAAGCTGAAAAGATTCTCGTCCTTTCAGAAAACTGTTATGAAATCATAAAAGACCATATAACAAAGATAAAGCCCAATGCAGTTGTCATTGATTCTATCCAAACAGTATATACATCACAACTTCCTTCATCACCTGGCAGTTTGTCACAATTGAGAGAAGTAGCAGGGCTATTGATGTTTCTTGCAAAATCTATGGGGATGCCCGTGATTTTTACTGGACATGTAACTAAGGATGGCAGTATTGCAGGTCCAAGAGTACTTGAGCATATCGTTGATGCAGTGCTCTATATAGAGGGGGATAGTGGTAACTATTACCGCATTCTGCGGACAGCAAAAAACCGCTTTGGTTCGACGAATGAGATTGGAATATTTGAAATGCGTGAGGAAGGTATGGTAGAAGTAAAAAATCCTTCAAGCATTTTCCTTTCGGAAAAGAGTGAGGAGGTTGCAGGGTCTGCTGTTGTATGTGCAATAGAGGGGACAAGGCCTATATTGCTAGAAGTACAGGCGCTTGTATCGCATAGCTCTTTTGGGATACCGCAAAGAGTTACTAAGGGGCTCAATGCAAGACGAACATCGATCCTTACTGCTGTCCTTGAAAAGAAGGTAGGAATGCGTCTCTCACAGGAGGATATATTTATAAATGTTGTGGGCGGAGCCGAGATTGATGACCCGTCTGCAGACCTTGGCACTGTTATTGCAATTATTTCTTCTTTTAGAGATAAGCCGGTAAAAAAAAGAACGGTGTTTACTGGAGAAGTTGGTCTTACTGGCGAAATCAGGGCTGTTAACAGGATCGAGCTTCAGATAAACGAAGCAGAAAAACTCGGTTTTGAAAGAATTTTTGTCCCTTCAGCAAATATGAAATCGCTGGCAGTGAAAAATTCTATTAAAATAATTGAAGTGGACAATATAAAGGATGCTGTAAATGATGCTTTCTGAAAATGTTTTCAAAAAATCGAATAAGCTGTTTCTATTATTTTTTTTGTTGATTATTGCATTTGGGGGATGCACCAAGATTAAGGTAATATCTCCTGATGTAACCGTCAAAAAAGTATGGAAAAAATCACTATATAGCGTAAATGAATTCTATTTGGTTCAGCCCTCGCCAGTACTAAGCGATGTAAACTATGATGGGATACTTGATGTAGTAGCAGCAAATGCAAGGGGATTCCTCTATGCTTTTGATGGAAGGAATGGCTCTCTTTTATGGAGGTTTAAAGCAGAAGAGGGAGTATTTACCACACCAGCTGTCGATGATGTATTGGGAGTTGGAGGGAAGGAAATCCTGATAGGGTCTATAGACGATACACTTTATTGCCTCTTGGGTGAAAGAAGGAAGCTTGTCTGGACTTACCGCGCAAAAGATGACATACTTGGCACACCTGTGGTGCTTCAGGCGGCAGGTGAAGGCAATATGAATGTAATAGCTGCAGCGGGCTACAGTCTATTCAGCCTTTCCGGCAAGGATGGAAGCGTGATTTGGGAAATTGAATTGCCTGCAAAAATATCTTCTTCGCCGGCAATTGAAGATGTCAATAATGATGATACAAGTGAGATATTGATAGGATGTGAGAACAAAAATTTGTATTGCATTCGTGGAGAGGATGGAAAGAATCTTTGGGAATTCAAAACAGGAGACCAGATACTTTCAACTCCTGTTGTCAAAGATATTACAGGTGATGGAACCAAGGAAGTGATTTTTGGTTCCTGTGATAACAATCTCTACTGTATTGACGGCAGAAAAGGTGAGAAGATTTGGAGCTTTGAGGCAGATGACAATATTACTGCCCGAGCGGCTGTTGAGGATGTTGTGGGAACAGATGATCTGGAAATAATTTTTACTGCATGGGATAATTCTGTATATTGTCTTAACGGAAGTGATGGAAAATTGAT
Protein-coding sequences here:
- the radA gene encoding DNA repair protein RadA, with the protein product MKERKFYQCQSCGYQSAKWLGKCPDCNEWNSFVEERETSVRRTTFKLPSLDSKSKPLSFRDIKQNEEARIKTGIGEFDRVLGGGLVSGSTILIGGSPGIGKSTLLLQALDALSENGLNCLYISGEESPSQIKLRAERLGLKAEKILVLSENCYEIIKDHITKIKPNAVVIDSIQTVYTSQLPSSPGSLSQLREVAGLLMFLAKSMGMPVIFTGHVTKDGSIAGPRVLEHIVDAVLYIEGDSGNYYRILRTAKNRFGSTNEIGIFEMREEGMVEVKNPSSIFLSEKSEEVAGSAVVCAIEGTRPILLEVQALVSHSSFGIPQRVTKGLNARRTSILTAVLEKKVGMRLSQEDIFINVVGGAEIDDPSADLGTVIAIISSFRDKPVKKRTVFTGEVGLTGEIRAVNRIELQINEAEKLGFERIFVPSANMKSLAVKNSIKIIEVDNIKDAVNDAF